One segment of Metallosphaera cuprina Ar-4 DNA contains the following:
- a CDS encoding transketolase C-terminal domain-containing protein has translation MQSTSVKNVIKAMVGNHAVAYAVMQARPQVLAVYPITPQTTMLEKLSEYVDSGKLKARMIRVESEHSAMASIFGAALSGARVFTATASQGLLYMTEMIYWVGGQRVPLVAAVATRAIASPWSILDDHQDFMSKRDAIWVQMMAENVQEAYDLTLQAFKISEDRNVLLPVMIGFDGFILTHTMERVEVLDDETVNSFIPPREFNLIDFADPVGIGQVANPDDYIFFRHEAKKAMERAKIVIEAVGKEFQSVANRKYGLIDCYLCDDADYLVISMGAWTGDARVAVSRVREKGIKAGLVKITTFRPFPKEKVKDIVRKVRGVIVMDRAFSYGSGGILAQEVKSACYGLDVPVYSVVGGLGGKDVRPVHIEKVIEEAHANGLEDERWLI, from the coding sequence ATGCAAAGCACGTCCGTTAAAAACGTAATCAAGGCTATGGTAGGTAACCACGCGGTAGCTTACGCCGTAATGCAGGCCAGACCTCAAGTTTTAGCAGTTTACCCTATTACGCCACAAACTACAATGTTAGAGAAGTTATCAGAGTATGTAGATTCTGGAAAGCTGAAGGCTAGGATGATCAGGGTGGAGAGCGAACATTCCGCGATGGCTTCTATATTTGGCGCAGCTCTCAGTGGGGCCAGGGTCTTCACAGCAACTGCGTCTCAGGGTTTACTTTACATGACGGAAATGATATATTGGGTAGGAGGGCAGAGAGTTCCACTGGTCGCAGCTGTAGCGACTAGAGCGATAGCTTCCCCCTGGTCAATTCTAGATGACCACCAGGACTTTATGAGCAAGAGGGATGCAATTTGGGTTCAGATGATGGCTGAGAACGTCCAGGAGGCGTACGACTTGACTCTTCAAGCGTTTAAAATCTCAGAAGATCGGAATGTACTCCTCCCGGTGATGATAGGCTTTGACGGATTCATACTTACTCATACAATGGAGAGAGTAGAGGTCCTAGACGATGAAACGGTTAACTCTTTCATCCCGCCTAGAGAGTTCAACCTTATAGATTTCGCTGATCCCGTTGGAATAGGACAGGTAGCTAACCCTGATGACTACATTTTCTTCAGGCATGAAGCTAAGAAAGCCATGGAGAGGGCAAAGATAGTAATTGAGGCGGTTGGAAAGGAGTTCCAAAGCGTCGCTAATAGAAAGTACGGTCTGATCGATTGCTATCTATGTGACGATGCAGATTACTTGGTGATCTCGATGGGTGCCTGGACAGGAGATGCTAGAGTCGCCGTTAGCAGGGTAAGGGAGAAGGGGATCAAAGCTGGATTAGTTAAGATCACGACATTCAGACCCTTCCCAAAGGAAAAGGTTAAGGATATTGTTAGAAAAGTTAGAGGGGTGATAGTTATGGATAGGGCGTTTTCCTATGGGTCAGGAGGAATATTGGCCCAGGAAGTTAAGTCTGCATGCTACGGTCTAGATGTACCAGTTTATAGCGTTGTAGGAGGATTGGGAGGAAAGGACGTAAGGCCAGTACATATAGAGAAGGTCATTGAGGAAGCGCACGCCAACGGATTAGAAGATGAGAGGTGGTTAATATGA
- a CDS encoding 4Fe-4S binding protein, protein MINVPNEIPLARPRVGSAGSTGTWRILKPVIHYEKCTRCRLCYFYCVENTIDLEKNLYPVIDYDYCKGCGVCAQVCPVAAIEMIKEVK, encoded by the coding sequence TTGATTAACGTGCCTAATGAGATCCCATTAGCTCGACCTAGAGTTGGATCTGCAGGATCCACAGGTACGTGGAGGATACTCAAACCGGTGATCCACTACGAAAAGTGCACTAGATGTAGACTATGTTATTTCTATTGCGTTGAAAACACCATTGATCTAGAGAAGAACCTTTACCCCGTAATAGATTACGACTACTGTAAGGGTTGTGGAGTATGTGCGCAAGTTTGCCCTGTAGCAGCAATAGAAATGATTAAAGAGGTGAAATGA